The stretch of DNA GATGCTTACAGCCTGAACGATGTGCTGGAGCAGGTGTACGAGAAATCCATTCCCGTGATTTCGTACGATCAGCTGATCATGGATACAGATAAGGTCAACTATTATGTTACCTTTAATACAAGAAAAGCCGGAAAAATGGTGGGAGATTCCATCATAAAAAAAATGGATCTGGAGAAAGCACGGGAAGAAAAGAAAACTCTGACCATTGAGTTCCTTATGGGCTCTCCGGATGATCGTGACGCACTGTTCTTTTATAATGGAGTGATGGAGAAGCTTCAGGAATATTTCGACGATGGAACACTGGCATGTACTTCAGGAAAGCTGACCTTTGATGATACTGCAGTGATGCGTTCCGGAAGAAATACCGCAAAGAATGATATGGCGGAGATCCTTTCTCAGAATTATACAGAGGATGCGCCGGATATTATCTGCACAGGTGCCGATGACCTTGCACTTGGGGCTGTGGATGCTCTGGAGGATGCTGGATATGTGTCTGGAGAGGATGGCTGGCCTATGATCACAGGAGGCGGCTGTGAGGCAGAAGCAGTGACAGCTGTGATCCAGGGAAAGATTGAGGATGATCTGCTGTTTGATAACCGTGTACTGGCAAATGATTGTGTAACGATGGTGGATGCTATTCTGAAAGGGGAGAAACCGGAGATCTCCGATTATGAGCAGTATGATAACGGGACCAAGATCGTGGGAACTGTGACCAGTGATATCCAGCTGATCGATGCAGATAATTATCAGATGCTTGTGGATGACGGATATTATGAAG from Blautia sp. SC05B48 encodes:
- a CDS encoding substrate-binding domain-containing protein; amino-acid sequence: MKKKTAILLVGAFVFTAAFSGCGKNKEATEAANESVESEDPEGKAKNSDDAEKEEKEEAKETAAADKKVGVFLPSSADDPRWSADGETLQNTLEDDGYDAEIFWADEDSDTQVSQIQSILDDEELSALVIAPADAYSLNDVLEQVYEKSIPVISYDQLIMDTDKVNYYVTFNTRKAGKMVGDSIIKKMDLEKAREEKKTLTIEFLMGSPDDRDALFFYNGVMEKLQEYFDDGTLACTSGKLTFDDTAVMRSGRNTAKNDMAEILSQNYTEDAPDIICTGADDLALGAVDALEDAGYVSGEDGWPMITGGGCEAEAVTAVIQGKIEDDLLFDNRVLANDCVTMVDAILKGEKPEISDYEQYDNGTKIVGTVTSDIQLIDADNYQMLVDDGYYEENEIMPEATATPTPTVTPEATVTEEPDIDENTTEAASASSEKEETEISGTPTPEETVTPTPSEKPEKDATA